Proteins from one Mesoplodon densirostris isolate mMesDen1 chromosome 1, mMesDen1 primary haplotype, whole genome shotgun sequence genomic window:
- the TEX36 gene encoding testis-expressed protein 36, whose product MAKGRCFNPPVDKDGRWFPHIGLMQKTPESITRTMLKESSSPRLSRQVEEKLPLLYKVREKQAGNNNFPFSVHDNRHSFQNSGLYLDSGLGRKKISPEKRQHISRNFNLWACDYVPSCLDGFSNNQISYVCQEAVVVPIFRRFPRHYNELWNTFKFIPQQSYTEYLKKNPKVRFMINKKAGSPLEP is encoded by the exons ATGGCCAAAGGGAGATGCTTCAACCCACCTGTAGACAAGGATGGAAGATGG TTCCCTCACATTGGACTAATGCAAAAGACACCAGAATCCATCACACGTACCATGTTAAAAGAGTCCAGTAGTCCACGTTTATCTCGGCAAGTGGAGGAGAAGCTACCGCTGCTCTACAAAGTGCGGGAGAAG CAAGCAGGAAATAACAACTTCCCCTTCTCTGTACACGACAATCGTCACAGCTTTCAGAACTCTGGACTCTACCTCGACTCT ggcctgggaCGTAAGAAGATCTCCCCAGAAAAAAGGCAACACATTTCAAGAAATTTCAATCTTTGGGCATGTGACTATGTTCCATCTTGTCTCGATGGCTTTTCAAATAACCAAATATCATATGTCTGTCAGGAAGCCGTGGTGGTCCCAATTTTCAGACGCTTTCCAAGACATTATAATGAGTTATGGaacacttttaaatttattccccagcaaagctatacagagtaTTTGAAAAAGAATCCAAAAGTAAGGTTCATGATTAACAAAAAGGCTGGTTCTCCACTGGAGCCCTAA